From the Pongo pygmaeus isolate AG05252 chromosome X, NHGRI_mPonPyg2-v2.0_pri, whole genome shotgun sequence genome, one window contains:
- the KCND1 gene encoding potassium voltage-gated channel subfamily D member 1, producing MAAGLATWLPFARAAAVGWLPLAQQPLPPAPGVKASRGDEVLVVNVSGRRFETWKNTLDRYPDTLLGSSEKEFFYDADSGEYFFDRDPDMFRHVLNFYRTGRLHCPRQECIQAFDEELAFYGLVPELVGDCCLEEYRDRKKENAERLAEDEEAEQAGDGPALPAGSSLRQRLWRAFENPHTSTSALVFYYVTGFFIAVSVIANVVETIPCRGSARRSSREQPCGERFPQAFFCMDTACVLIFTGEYLLRLFAAPSRCRFLRSVMSLIDVVAILPYYIGLLVPKNDDVSGAFVTLRVFRVFRIFKFSRHSQGLRILGYTLKSCASELGFLLFSLTMAIIIFATVMFYAEKGTNKTNFTSIPAAFWYTIVTMTTLGYGDMVPSTIAGKIFGSICSLSGVLVIALPVPVIVSNFSRIYHQNQRADKRRAQQKVRLARIRLAKSGTTNAFLQYKQNGGLEDSGSGEEQALCVRNRSAFEQQHHHLLHCLEKTTCHEFTDELTFSEALGAVSPGGRTSRSTSVSSQPVGPGSLLSSCCPRRAKRRAIRLANSTASVSRGSMQELDMLAGLRRSHAPQSRSSLNAKPHDSLDLNCDSRDFVAAIISIPTPPANTPDESQPSSPGGGGRAGSTLRNSSLGTPCLFPETVKISSL from the exons ATGGCGGCAGGCCTGGCCACGTGGCTGCCTTTTGCCCGGGCGGCAGCGGTGGGCTGGCTGCCCCTGgcccagcagcccctgcccccGGCACCGGGGGTGAAGGCATCTCGAGGAGATGAGGTTCTGGTGGTGAACGTGAGCGGACGGCGCTTTGAGACTTGGAAGAATACGCTGGACCGCTACCCAGATACCTTGCTGGGCAGCTCGGAGAAGGAATTCTTCTACGATGCTGACTCAGGCGAGTACTTCTTCGATCGCGACCCTGACATGTTCCGCCACGTGCTGAACTTCTACCGAACGGGGCGGCTGCACTGCCCACGGCAGGAGTGCATCCAGGCCTTTGACGAAGAGCTGGCTTTCTATGGCCTGGTTCCCGAGCTAGTCGGTGATTGCTGCCTTGAAGAGTATCGGGACCGAAAGAAGGAGAATGCCGAGCGCCTGGCAGAGGACGAGGAGGCCGAGCAGGCCGGGGACGGCCCAGCCCTGCCAGCAGGCAGCTCCCTGCGGCAGCGGCTCTGGCGGGCCTTCGAGAATCCACACACAAGCACCTCAGCCCTCGTTTTCTACTATGTGACCGGCTTCTTCATCGCCGTGTCAGTCATCGCCAATGTGGTGGAGACCATCCCATGCCGCGGCTCTGCACGCAGGTCCTCAAGGGAGCAGCCCTGTGGCGAACGCTTCCCACAGGCCTTTTTCTGCATGGACACAGCCTGTGTACTCATATTCACAGGTGAATACCTCCTGCGGCTGTTTGCCGCCCCCAGCCGTTGCCGCTTCCTGCGGAGTGTCATGAGCCTCATCGACGTGGTGGCCATCCTGCCCTACTACATTGGGCTTTTGGTGCCCAAGAACGACGATGTCTCAGGCGCCTTTGTCACCCTGCGTGTGTTCCGGGTGTTTCGCATCTTCAAGTTCTCCAGGCACTCACAGGGCTTGAGGATTCTGGGCTACACACTCAAGAGCTGTGCCTCTGAGCTGGGCTTTCTCCTCTTTTCCCTAACCATGGCCATCATCATCTTTGCCACTGTCATGTTTTATGCCGAGAAAGGCACAAACAAGACCAACTTTACAAGCATCCCTGCGGCCTTCTGGTATACCATTGTCACCATGACCACGCTTGG CTACGGAGACATGGTGCCCAGCACCATTGCTGGCAAGATTTTTGGGTCCATCTGCTCACTCAGTGGCGTCTTGGTCATTGCCCTGCCTGTGCCAGTCATTGTGTCCAACTTTAGCCGCATCTACCACCAGAACCAGCGTGCTGACAAGCGCCGAGCACAGCAG AAGGTGCGCTTGGCAAGGATCCGATTGGCAAAGAGTGGTACCACCAATGCCTTCCTGCAGTACAAGCAGAATGGGGGCCTTGAG GACAGCGGCAGTGGCGAGGAACAGGCTCTTTGTGTCAGAAACCGTTCTGCTTTTGAACAGCAACATCACCACTTGCTGCACTGTCTAGAGAAGACAACG TGCCATGAGTTCACAGACGAGCTCACCTTCAGCGAAGCCCTGGGAGCCGTCTCGCCAGGTGGCCGCACCAGCCGCAGCACCTCTGTGTCTTCCCAGCCAGTGGGACCCGGAAGCCTGCTGTCTTCTTGCTGCCCTCGCAGGGCCAAGCGCCGCGCCATCCGCCTTGCCAACTCCACTGCCTCAGTCAGCCGTGGCAGCATGCAGGAGCTGGACATGCTGGCAGGGCTGCGCAGGAGCCATGCCCCTCAGAG CCGCTCCAGCCTCAATGCCAAGCCCCATGACAGCCTTGACCTGAACTGCGACAGCCGGGACTTCGTTGCTGCCATTATCAGTATCCCTACCCCTCCTGCCAACACCCCAGATGAGAGCCAACCTTCCTCCCCTGGCGGCGGCGGCAGGGCTGGCAGCACCCTCaggaactccagcctgggtacccCTTGCCTCTTCCCCGAGACTGTCAAGATCTCGTCCCTGTGA